A genomic region of Brevibacillus sp. JNUCC-41 contains the following coding sequences:
- a CDS encoding RelA/SpoT family protein codes for MANDQILTAEQVVERASLYLQPEEAEFIHRAFKYAEYAHREQFRKSGEPYIIHPIQVAGILADLEMDPATIAAGFLHDVVEDTEITLKDIEENFSPEVAMLVDGVTKLGKIKYKSQQEQQAENHRKMFVAMAQDIRVILIKLADRLHNMRTLKHLPQEKQRRISNETLEIFAPLAHRLGISTIKWELEDTALRYLNPQQYYRIVNLMKKKRAERENYLEEVIDEVRKNVEEVNIKADLSGRPKHIYSIYRKMALQNKQFSEIYDLLAVRIVVNSIKDCYAVLGIIHTCWKPMPGRFKDYIAMPKPNMYQSLHTTVIGPKGDPLEVQIRTSDMHRIAEFGVAAHWAYKEGKDVGEQPSLEEKLTWFREILEFQDDATNAEEFMESLKIDLFSDMVFIFTPKGDVIELPSGSNPIDFAYRIHSEIGNKTIGAKVNGKMVPLDYKLKTGDIIEILTSKHSYGPSQDWLKLTQTSQAKNKIRQFFKKQRREENIEKGKELVEKEIKDMEFDLKEILASENIRRVADKFNFLNEEDMYAAVGYNGITALQVANRLTEKWRKQKMVEQEADISEAVADLKTFSNTSKKRDSGVQVPGIDNLLIRLSRCCNPVPGDEIVGYITKGRGVSVHRQDCPNLDSGDADHRLVPVEWESTINERKEYIVEIEISGYDRRGLLNEVLQAVNETKTNISAVSGKSDRNKVATIHMSIYIHNIAHLQKVVDRIKQISDVYSVRRIMN; via the coding sequence ATGGCTAATGATCAAATATTGACTGCCGAGCAGGTTGTGGAACGGGCCAGCTTATATCTTCAGCCGGAAGAAGCTGAATTTATCCATAGAGCGTTTAAGTATGCAGAGTATGCTCACCGAGAACAATTCCGTAAATCGGGAGAGCCGTATATTATTCATCCGATTCAAGTGGCGGGCATTCTGGCTGATCTTGAAATGGACCCTGCAACCATTGCGGCAGGTTTTTTACATGATGTTGTTGAAGACACGGAGATCACTTTGAAGGACATTGAAGAAAATTTCAGTCCTGAAGTCGCCATGCTTGTGGATGGTGTGACCAAGTTAGGGAAAATCAAATACAAATCACAGCAGGAGCAACAGGCGGAAAACCATCGGAAAATGTTCGTGGCGATGGCCCAGGATATACGGGTCATCTTGATCAAGCTTGCGGACAGACTGCATAATATGCGGACATTGAAGCATCTGCCTCAGGAAAAGCAGAGAAGGATATCGAACGAGACGTTGGAAATCTTCGCACCGCTTGCCCATCGTCTTGGTATCAGCACGATTAAATGGGAACTGGAAGATACTGCTCTAAGGTATTTGAATCCTCAGCAGTATTACCGAATCGTCAACCTGATGAAGAAAAAGCGTGCAGAACGTGAAAACTATCTGGAAGAAGTCATTGATGAAGTGCGTAAAAACGTTGAGGAAGTCAACATTAAGGCTGACCTATCCGGCAGGCCGAAACATATATACAGCATTTATCGCAAAATGGCTTTGCAGAATAAGCAGTTCAGCGAAATTTATGATTTGCTTGCAGTTCGTATCGTCGTCAATAGCATAAAAGATTGCTATGCCGTTTTAGGGATCATCCATACATGCTGGAAGCCGATGCCTGGCCGATTCAAAGACTATATCGCGATGCCGAAGCCGAATATGTATCAATCGCTTCATACGACGGTGATCGGACCGAAAGGCGATCCGCTGGAAGTGCAGATCCGTACTTCCGATATGCATCGCATTGCCGAGTTCGGGGTTGCTGCGCACTGGGCTTATAAAGAGGGAAAAGATGTCGGTGAACAGCCTTCATTGGAAGAAAAATTGACATGGTTCCGGGAAATTCTTGAATTCCAGGATGATGCGACTAATGCCGAGGAATTCATGGAATCCCTTAAAATAGATCTTTTTTCCGATATGGTATTCATTTTCACTCCAAAAGGCGATGTCATCGAATTGCCATCAGGATCCAACCCGATTGATTTCGCTTACCGGATTCACTCGGAAATCGGAAATAAAACGATTGGTGCCAAAGTGAACGGGAAAATGGTACCGCTGGATTATAAACTGAAAACTGGCGACATCATAGAAATCTTAACATCGAAGCATTCATATGGCCCAAGTCAGGATTGGCTTAAGCTAACGCAAACATCTCAAGCGAAAAATAAAATCCGCCAATTTTTCAAGAAGCAGCGCCGAGAAGAAAATATCGAAAAAGGCAAAGAGCTTGTTGAAAAGGAAATCAAGGATATGGAGTTCGACCTGAAGGAAATCCTGGCTTCCGAGAATATCAGGCGTGTTGCGGATAAATTCAACTTCCTGAATGAAGAGGATATGTATGCAGCAGTCGGATATAACGGAATAACAGCCCTTCAGGTTGCTAATCGCCTTACCGAAAAATGGCGTAAGCAGAAAATGGTCGAGCAAGAAGCAGATATTTCTGAAGCGGTAGCCGATCTGAAAACCTTCTCCAATACATCTAAAAAACGTGACTCAGGCGTACAGGTACCGGGGATTGATAACCTGCTTATCCGTTTATCACGCTGTTGCAACCCAGTTCCAGGGGACGAAATCGTTGGTTATATAACCAAAGGCCGTGGAGTTTCAGTTCATAGACAAGATTGCCCGAACCTGGATAGCGGAGATGCTGATCATCGCCTCGTACCGGTCGAATGGGAAAGTACGATTAACGAACGCAAGGAATACATCGTAGAAATTGAAATCAGCGGCTATGACCGTCGCGGCTTATTAAACGAAGTGCTGCAAGCCGTCAATGAAACCAAGACCAACATTTCAGCGGTCTCGGGTAAATCCGACAGGAATAAGGTAGCGACCATTCACATGTCGATTTATATTCATAACATTGCCCATTTACAAAAGGTCGTCGACCGCATAAAACAAATTTCAGATGTTTATTCCGTCAGAAGGATAATGAACTAA
- the recJ gene encoding single-stranded-DNA-specific exonuclease RecJ: MLKPKTRWNLRTADENKVAVLAEELHITPLVAALLVNRGLNTIESARSFLFVKNQTFHDPFLLKDMDKAVYRIKEAIQNGEKIRIFGDYDADGVTSTTVMMTALTRLGADVDFYIPNRFTEGYGPNPMAFRLAAEQGVKVLITVDTGISAVDEAKLAGELGMDYILTDHHEPGPELPEALAIIHPKLEDSSYPFKELAGVGVAFKLAHALLGELPEDLLEIAAIGTIADLVPLQGENRVIAAKGIEQLRLTRRPGLVALMKVANVQQEALNEESIGFAMAPRINAVGRLGDADPAVDLLMSQSLEEATELANEINDINKERQEMVAAMAEEAIAEVEENYRPESNGVLIIGREGWNAGVVGIVASKLVERFYRPTIVLSYDREKGLAKGSARSIAGFDLFQSLSACREMLPHFGGHPMAAGMTLKIEDVQELRDRMNLIAKEQLNEEDFTPITNLDGATTLAEVSIQTIQEMSLLAPFGVTNPKPKILIDSVQLSSVRKIGANQNHLKVQLEDGENHKLDGVGFGLGHFVDEIAPHAEVSVIGELSINEWNNMKKPQIFVQDVSVNHWQLFDYRGKGQAEKWLADIPVQNRKIVIFSEDIYRRYPFLQNHPDLVHIKNELDAEQLDCFEGHLAFMDMPPSREYLKRVIANKNPSRIYAHFSHEQDHFLSTMPTRDHFKWFYAFLAKKGPLDVKRYGDDLAKYRGWSRDTVDFISKVFFELDFVTIENGLIMLTTNAKKRDLSESESYTRKKEQFELEQELVYSSYQQLFDWFNHYLVHEATDLEEETKQWI, encoded by the coding sequence ATGTTAAAGCCAAAAACCCGGTGGAACTTACGAACTGCCGATGAAAACAAAGTTGCTGTACTAGCTGAAGAGCTTCATATCACACCTTTGGTTGCAGCCCTGCTTGTGAATCGAGGCCTGAATACGATTGAAAGTGCCCGATCATTTTTATTTGTAAAAAATCAAACTTTTCATGATCCATTTTTATTGAAGGATATGGATAAAGCAGTATATAGAATAAAAGAAGCGATTCAAAATGGAGAAAAAATACGTATATTTGGTGATTATGATGCGGATGGCGTGACATCGACGACAGTGATGATGACGGCGCTGACAAGATTGGGGGCCGATGTTGACTTTTATATCCCGAATCGGTTTACAGAAGGATATGGCCCGAATCCAATGGCATTCCGCCTTGCAGCCGAGCAAGGGGTGAAGGTATTAATAACCGTCGATACCGGAATTTCTGCAGTCGATGAAGCGAAACTTGCCGGCGAGCTTGGCATGGATTATATTTTGACCGACCACCATGAACCGGGACCGGAACTGCCTGAGGCATTGGCAATCATCCACCCTAAACTTGAGGACAGTTCCTATCCATTTAAAGAGCTTGCCGGAGTAGGGGTCGCATTTAAGCTGGCACACGCCTTGCTTGGGGAATTGCCTGAGGATTTGCTTGAGATAGCGGCAATCGGCACGATAGCGGATTTAGTGCCTTTACAAGGGGAAAACCGCGTCATTGCCGCGAAAGGCATCGAGCAGTTACGTTTGACGCGCCGCCCGGGACTTGTTGCCTTAATGAAAGTGGCGAATGTTCAGCAGGAAGCATTGAATGAAGAATCGATCGGCTTTGCGATGGCACCGCGGATCAATGCTGTCGGGCGCCTTGGAGATGCCGATCCCGCTGTCGATTTATTGATGTCACAAAGTCTGGAAGAAGCGACGGAACTTGCCAATGAAATCAATGATATCAATAAAGAGCGACAGGAAATGGTTGCGGCAATGGCGGAAGAAGCGATTGCTGAAGTCGAGGAAAACTACCGGCCGGAGTCCAATGGAGTGCTCATCATCGGCAGGGAGGGCTGGAACGCCGGAGTTGTGGGAATTGTGGCCTCTAAACTTGTTGAACGCTTTTACCGGCCGACGATTGTATTGAGCTATGACCGGGAAAAGGGATTAGCTAAAGGTTCTGCTCGGAGCATCGCCGGTTTCGATTTATTTCAAAGTCTTTCCGCCTGCCGTGAAATGCTGCCTCATTTCGGTGGACATCCGATGGCTGCTGGAATGACCTTGAAAATAGAAGATGTTCAGGAGCTCAGGGACCGCATGAACTTGATTGCGAAGGAACAACTGAACGAAGAGGACTTCACACCCATCACAAACTTGGACGGGGCAACGACTTTAGCTGAAGTTTCCATTCAAACGATTCAGGAAATGAGCTTGCTGGCGCCATTCGGGGTTACGAATCCTAAGCCGAAGATTTTGATAGATTCCGTCCAGCTTTCTAGTGTCCGCAAAATTGGTGCCAACCAAAATCACTTGAAGGTACAGCTGGAAGATGGTGAAAATCACAAACTTGACGGTGTGGGCTTCGGTCTCGGTCATTTTGTCGATGAAATAGCTCCCCACGCTGAAGTCTCGGTTATTGGTGAGCTTTCCATCAATGAGTGGAATAATATGAAAAAGCCCCAGATCTTTGTCCAGGATGTCTCGGTGAACCATTGGCAGTTATTCGATTACCGCGGCAAGGGACAGGCAGAGAAGTGGCTTGCCGACATTCCTGTACAAAACCGGAAGATCGTCATTTTCTCGGAAGATATTTATCGCAGATACCCATTTTTGCAAAACCATCCAGATCTCGTTCATATCAAGAATGAACTGGATGCAGAGCAGCTCGACTGCTTCGAAGGTCATTTGGCATTCATGGACATGCCGCCGTCCAGGGAATATTTGAAACGGGTGATTGCCAATAAGAACCCTTCGCGTATCTACGCTCACTTTTCCCATGAACAGGACCATTTCTTAAGTACGATGCCAACAAGGGATCATTTTAAATGGTTCTATGCCTTCCTTGCCAAAAAAGGTCCGCTCGATGTGAAAAGATACGGTGATGACCTGGCTAAATATCGCGGCTGGTCAAGAGATACAGTGGATTTTATTTCTAAGGTGTTTTTTGAGCTTGATTTTGTTACAATAGAGAATGGGTTAATTATGCTTACAACCAATGCGAAAAAACGCGATCTCAGTGAATCTGAATCGTATACAAGAAAGAAAGAGCAATTTGAGCTTGAACAAGAGCTTGTTTATTCTTCCTATCAGCAATTATTCGATTGGTTCAATCATTATTTAGTTCATGAGGCAACAGACCTTGAGGAGGAAACAAAGCAATGGATTTAA
- the hisS gene encoding histidine--tRNA ligase, which translates to MSIQIPRGTQDLLPGQTEIWQYIENTAREICHRYQYKEIRTPIFEHTELFLRGVGDTTDIVQKEMYSFQDRGERNLTLRPEGTASVVRSYIENKMFGWANQPVKLYYIGPMFRYERPQAGRFRQFVQFGIEALGSKDPGIDAEVLSLAMNLYKELGLKKLKLVINSLGDKESRTAHRNALIKHFEPRIGEFCGDCQNRLEKNPLRILDCKKDHDHELMNTAPSIIEYLNDESRIYFEKVKQHLTDLEIEFVEDPTLVRGLDYYNHTAFEIMSDAEGFGAITTLCGGGRYNGLAEELGGPETPGIGFALSIERLIAALQAESIELPIKKGIDCYLVSLGETAKDYTVKLAHQLRNAGFTVEKDYQDRKVKAQFKSADRLEARYVATLGDDELANNKINVKFMETGEQVQMDLATFVEQFKKLQA; encoded by the coding sequence ATGTCTATTCAGATACCTAGAGGTACCCAGGATTTATTGCCTGGCCAAACGGAAATTTGGCAGTATATCGAGAACACAGCGCGTGAGATTTGTCACCGTTACCAATATAAAGAAATCCGCACACCGATTTTTGAGCACACGGAATTATTTTTACGTGGTGTAGGGGATACAACCGATATCGTCCAAAAAGAAATGTATTCATTTCAAGATCGCGGTGAAAGGAATTTAACCCTTCGTCCGGAAGGCACTGCATCGGTTGTACGGTCATATATCGAGAACAAAATGTTCGGGTGGGCCAATCAACCGGTCAAGCTTTATTATATCGGGCCGATGTTCCGTTACGAACGTCCGCAAGCAGGCCGGTTCCGCCAGTTCGTTCAATTCGGCATTGAAGCTTTAGGAAGCAAGGATCCCGGAATCGATGCAGAGGTTCTGTCACTTGCGATGAACCTTTACAAGGAACTTGGTTTGAAAAAGCTGAAACTTGTGATCAACAGCCTTGGTGATAAGGAAAGCCGGACAGCGCATCGCAATGCGTTGATCAAACATTTCGAACCACGCATCGGCGAGTTTTGCGGCGATTGTCAAAACCGTCTCGAAAAAAATCCTTTGCGCATCCTGGATTGCAAAAAGGATCACGATCACGAATTGATGAACACGGCTCCTTCCATCATTGAATATTTAAATGATGAATCCCGTATTTATTTCGAAAAGGTGAAACAGCACTTAACCGATTTGGAAATCGAATTCGTCGAAGATCCGACCCTAGTGCGGGGCTTGGATTACTATAATCATACCGCATTTGAAATCATGAGTGATGCAGAAGGCTTTGGCGCCATCACTACCCTTTGCGGAGGCGGCCGTTATAACGGGCTGGCTGAAGAACTTGGCGGACCGGAAACACCAGGAATCGGCTTTGCACTTAGCATTGAACGCCTGATTGCTGCCCTCCAAGCAGAAAGCATCGAGCTTCCGATCAAAAAGGGAATTGACTGCTATCTTGTTTCATTAGGGGAAACAGCCAAGGATTATACCGTCAAACTTGCTCACCAATTGCGGAATGCCGGTTTTACCGTTGAAAAAGACTATCAAGACCGTAAAGTGAAAGCACAATTCAAATCAGCCGACCGCCTTGAAGCAAGATATGTGGCGACACTTGGGGATGATGAATTGGCAAATAATAAAATCAATGTGAAGTTCATGGAAACCGGTGAACAAGTCCAAATGGATCTTGCTACATTCGTTGAACAATTCAAAAAGCTACAGGCTTAA
- the dtd gene encoding D-aminoacyl-tRNA deacylase — MRVVLQRSKAAKVVVADQIIGQIDSGLVLLVGITHGDTIDDAAYLADKIVNLRIFEDENEKMNHSLLDVGGSILSVSQFTLYGDCRKGRRPNFMDAARPEEANELYEAFNDELRKKGVHTETGQFGAMMDVQLTNDGPVTLILESKK, encoded by the coding sequence ATGCGTGTTGTTTTACAACGTTCCAAAGCGGCAAAAGTCGTTGTCGCAGACCAAATAATCGGGCAAATCGACAGCGGGCTCGTCCTGTTGGTTGGTATCACCCATGGGGATACCATCGATGACGCCGCCTATTTGGCCGATAAGATTGTCAATCTAAGAATATTTGAAGATGAAAATGAAAAGATGAACCATTCACTATTGGATGTGGGAGGTTCGATTTTATCAGTTTCACAATTCACCTTATACGGCGATTGCCGCAAAGGCCGTCGCCCCAACTTCATGGACGCCGCCCGTCCTGAAGAGGCGAATGAATTATATGAAGCATTTAACGACGAACTCCGCAAGAAAGGCGTCCATACGGAAACAGGTCAATTCGGTGCCATGATGGATGTTCAGCTTACAAATGACGGTCCCGTTACATTAATACTTGAAAGCAAAAAATAA
- the secDF gene encoding protein translocase subunit SecDF yields the protein MVKRSRIVAFFLIALLIFAAMGTTSKGILKDIKLGLDLQGGFEVLYEVKPLSGEKITPEVLRATVSSLERRVNVLGVSEPNIQIEGKDRIRVQLAGVKDQNNAREILSTQAKLSFRDYNDKEMMTGADLKEGGAKQTFQDNKPVVEVTLKDVNKFKDITQKISSMPSPTNVLAIWLDFEEGKDSIKDTASQDNMISAPAVSEVFNTKKVYITGQFTVEEAKELAALLNAGALPVDLKEKYSTSVGAQFGAGALHDTIFAGIIGIALVFIFMLVYYRFPGFIAVVTLSIYLFLTLLVFDWMNAVLTLPGIAALVLGVGMAVDANIITYERIRDELKLGRSVKAAYKEGTKNSLATIMDANLTTLLAAAVLFYYGTSSVKGFATTLIISILMSFITAVYGTRLFMSLWVNSGFLDKHASWFGVKKKYIHDLSEKMDLMSLPTRFDKIDFVKHRKVFYGISIGVTIIGIIFLLVFRLNLGIDFTSGTRIEVASKNVLTTQQVKTEMEKVGIDADDIKDVRLAGKDNKNAVVRTVGVLDKQEIAELKDHFKKDYGAEPNVSTVSPTVGKELAKNAMYALAIASIGIILYVSIRFEWRMAVPAVVALIHDAFFIITIFSLLRLEVDITFIAAVLTIVGYSINDTIVTFDRIRENLRFSRKIKTVEELENIVNISIRQTLTRSINTVLTVLITVIALMIFGSEAIRNFSIALFIGLICGVYSSLLIASQFWLDLKIRELKKKGPLNTAKEKKQSLEGQV from the coding sequence ATGGTAAAAAGAAGCAGGATCGTTGCGTTTTTTCTAATCGCACTATTGATTTTCGCAGCGATGGGGACGACTTCAAAAGGAATCCTAAAGGATATCAAGCTGGGTCTTGATCTTCAAGGCGGTTTTGAAGTGTTATATGAAGTAAAACCGCTGTCTGGGGAAAAGATCACCCCGGAAGTTTTACGGGCTACAGTAAGCTCGCTTGAGCGGCGTGTCAATGTTTTGGGCGTTAGCGAACCTAACATTCAAATCGAAGGGAAAGACCGGATTCGCGTTCAATTGGCTGGAGTCAAAGACCAAAACAACGCTCGCGAAATCCTCTCGACACAAGCTAAATTATCTTTTCGTGACTACAACGATAAGGAAATGATGACCGGTGCCGACCTGAAAGAAGGCGGCGCGAAACAAACGTTCCAAGATAATAAACCGGTTGTCGAAGTCACATTGAAAGATGTAAATAAATTTAAGGACATCACTCAAAAAATATCCTCGATGCCAAGTCCGACTAATGTACTTGCAATCTGGCTGGATTTCGAGGAAGGAAAAGATTCGATTAAGGATACAGCCTCACAGGACAATATGATATCCGCTCCGGCTGTCAGTGAAGTTTTCAATACGAAGAAGGTGTATATTACCGGTCAATTCACGGTGGAAGAAGCGAAAGAGCTTGCAGCCCTTCTTAATGCCGGTGCTTTGCCTGTAGATTTAAAAGAAAAGTATTCGACTTCTGTAGGTGCCCAGTTCGGTGCAGGTGCACTGCATGATACTATTTTCGCAGGAATCATCGGAATTGCACTTGTTTTTATCTTCATGCTAGTGTATTACCGCTTCCCGGGATTCATTGCGGTCGTCACGTTGAGCATATACCTTTTCTTGACGCTTTTAGTGTTTGATTGGATGAATGCGGTCCTAACGCTGCCTGGTATTGCAGCATTGGTACTCGGGGTCGGGATGGCCGTCGACGCCAATATCATAACCTATGAGCGGATCAGGGATGAATTGAAACTTGGCAGATCGGTTAAAGCGGCTTATAAAGAAGGTACCAAGAATTCACTTGCTACGATCATGGATGCCAACTTAACGACCCTGCTGGCTGCGGCTGTTCTGTTCTATTATGGAACAAGCTCGGTTAAAGGGTTTGCCACCACTTTGATCATTTCAATTTTAATGAGTTTCATTACAGCCGTCTATGGTACACGCCTCTTCATGAGCCTGTGGGTGAATAGCGGGTTCCTGGACAAACATGCATCGTGGTTTGGTGTGAAGAAGAAATACATTCACGATTTATCCGAGAAAATGGATTTAATGTCATTGCCAACACGCTTTGATAAAATTGATTTCGTCAAACATCGGAAAGTTTTTTATGGCATTTCAATCGGTGTCACCATTATCGGGATCATTTTCCTGCTCGTCTTCAGATTGAATCTTGGGATTGATTTCACGAGCGGTACCCGAATCGAGGTTGCGTCCAAAAACGTCTTGACGACTCAGCAAGTCAAAACCGAAATGGAAAAGGTCGGTATCGACGCGGATGATATCAAGGATGTCAGGCTCGCTGGTAAAGACAATAAAAATGCTGTCGTTCGGACAGTCGGTGTCCTCGATAAACAGGAAATCGCTGAATTGAAGGACCATTTCAAGAAGGATTACGGAGCGGAACCGAATGTCAGCACCGTATCACCGACTGTAGGAAAAGAGCTTGCGAAAAATGCCATGTATGCGTTAGCGATCGCATCAATCGGAATCATATTGTATGTATCGATACGATTTGAATGGCGAATGGCCGTACCTGCCGTGGTCGCGCTCATACATGATGCCTTCTTCATCATCACGATTTTTAGCTTGCTCCGGCTCGAAGTGGATATCACCTTCATTGCTGCGGTTCTGACGATCGTAGGTTATTCGATAAATGATACGATCGTAACCTTTGACCGTATTCGTGAAAACCTGCGCTTCAGCCGTAAAATCAAAACCGTCGAAGAACTTGAGAACATTGTGAACATCAGTATCAGGCAAACTTTGACGAGATCCATTAACACGGTTCTGACCGTTCTCATCACGGTCATCGCATTGATGATCTTCGGCAGTGAAGCTATCCGTAACTTCTCCATTGCCCTGTTTATCGGTTTAATTTGCGGCGTGTATTCATCGCTATTGATCGCTTCCCAATTCTGGCTTGATTTGAAAATCAGGGAATTGAAGAAGAAAGGTCCGCTGAATACCGCGAAAGAAAAGAAACAAAGTCTTGAAGGACAAGTTTAA
- a CDS encoding SH3 domain-containing protein, protein MKKKSGLFGLTLMLIFSAIFPINHAFGKDEGENIVTTQVVNVREGAGLSFPIVKKLEKGESYPILNEDGDWIEIRIGVGKTGWVANWLVEKQTGSETNQVKKESGQGVITGSSVRVRTGPGTTFQTVGSLSKGTAVDIIEKNENWIKVEMADIEGWVSSDYLKLPAAPGNAVKKDSTKEKETNPSVKTGVTLVDRLNVRSEPSTSSASLGKLNKNTSVTVYGVENEWAEIDFQGVRGWVAESYIQVSEDKADMKNDTAGATARVTATGLNVRKEASLSSKVIGSVNKDEIYAVLQSKGNMTQIKLSGSKKGWVVSWYLEKESTEETGKEKKVDVKGNKITIIHDGTILRSEPDGNSEIVKQANAGETFSASGMEGDWYSIKLKSGKTAYVAGWIVTIEGNPEQIQRPGVEKYLKDKTIVIDPGHGGRDSGTIGVGGTLEKNLTTRTAELLRDKLQAAGAKVILTRSGNTYVPLPSRVSTSHIHNADAFISLHYDSTKDQITSGITTYYYHDYQRALAATLANSLGSTMQVPNRGSHYGDFHVIRENKRVATLIELGYLSNPVEELTLTSNEYQEKVTSAIYNGLARYFK, encoded by the coding sequence ATGAAGAAGAAATCGGGTTTATTCGGCCTGACACTGATGCTGATATTCTCAGCGATTTTCCCCATCAATCACGCTTTTGGAAAAGATGAAGGGGAAAATATCGTAACGACCCAAGTGGTCAATGTCCGTGAAGGTGCTGGCCTCAGTTTCCCTATCGTAAAAAAACTGGAAAAAGGGGAATCGTATCCCATTCTGAATGAGGATGGCGACTGGATCGAAATCCGGATCGGCGTCGGCAAAACGGGATGGGTTGCCAATTGGTTAGTGGAGAAACAAACGGGGTCTGAAACCAATCAGGTCAAAAAAGAATCCGGACAAGGCGTGATAACAGGCAGCTCCGTCCGTGTCCGCACAGGTCCCGGCACTACATTTCAAACGGTTGGGTCCTTGAGTAAAGGAACGGCTGTTGACATCATTGAAAAAAATGAAAATTGGATAAAAGTCGAAATGGCTGATATCGAAGGCTGGGTCTCATCTGACTACTTGAAGCTTCCCGCCGCACCAGGAAATGCAGTGAAGAAAGATTCAACTAAGGAAAAGGAAACGAATCCATCCGTAAAAACCGGTGTAACTTTGGTGGATCGGCTCAATGTCCGTTCGGAACCATCGACAAGCAGTGCCTCGCTTGGAAAGCTGAATAAAAATACGTCAGTGACCGTTTACGGGGTTGAAAATGAATGGGCTGAAATTGATTTCCAAGGAGTCCGCGGTTGGGTAGCTGAATCTTACATACAAGTAAGCGAAGATAAAGCTGATATGAAAAATGATACGGCAGGCGCCACCGCAAGGGTGACCGCTACGGGTTTAAATGTCAGGAAAGAAGCCTCTCTCTCAAGCAAGGTCATCGGTTCGGTGAACAAGGATGAGATTTACGCCGTGCTGCAATCAAAGGGAAATATGACACAAATAAAGCTCTCTGGTTCAAAAAAGGGCTGGGTCGTGAGTTGGTACCTGGAAAAAGAGAGTACTGAAGAAACGGGGAAGGAAAAAAAGGTTGATGTAAAAGGAAACAAGATTACCATCATTCATGATGGTACGATCCTTAGAAGCGAGCCTGATGGCAACTCAGAGATTGTAAAGCAGGCAAATGCAGGTGAAACTTTCTCCGCATCGGGTATGGAAGGCGACTGGTATTCCATTAAACTTAAGAGCGGAAAAACAGCTTATGTGGCTGGATGGATCGTGACGATCGAAGGGAATCCCGAGCAGATCCAACGGCCTGGCGTTGAGAAATACTTAAAGGATAAAACCATTGTGATCGATCCCGGCCATGGCGGCAGGGATAGCGGTACAATTGGCGTCGGTGGAACACTTGAGAAAAACCTGACGACTCGAACGGCAGAATTGCTGCGTGACAAACTTCAGGCTGCAGGAGCTAAAGTGATCCTGACCAGAAGCGGAAATACCTATGTTCCACTCCCTTCCCGGGTCAGCACTTCACATATACATAACGCGGATGCTTTCATCAGCCTCCATTATGATAGCACCAAGGACCAGATCACCAGCGGGATAACAACATACTACTATCATGACTATCAGCGTGCATTGGCGGCTACCCTGGCCAATTCACTCGGTTCTACCATGCAGGTGCCCAATCGTGGATCACATTACGGGGATTTCCATGTTATCCGTGAAAATAAACGGGTGGCTACACTCATTGAACTAGGTTATTTAAGTAATCCAGTGGAAGAATTGACGTTAACATCGAATGAATATCAAGAAAAAGTCACATCGGCCATCTATAATGGATTGGCACGGTATTTTAAATAA
- a CDS encoding adenine phosphoribosyltransferase, whose protein sequence is MDLKQYVTIVQDWPKPGIVFKDITTLMDNGAAYKYATDQIVEYARDKNIDLVVGPEARGFIIGCPVAYSLEVGFAPVRKEGKLPRETIKVEYGLEYGKDVLTIHKDAIKPGQRILITDDLLATGGTIEATIKLVEQLGGIVAGIAFLIELTDLDGKDKLDGYDVLTLMSF, encoded by the coding sequence ATGGATTTAAAGCAATATGTAACAATTGTGCAAGACTGGCCAAAACCGGGTATTGTCTTCAAAGATATTACAACATTAATGGATAACGGCGCAGCTTATAAATATGCAACAGACCAAATCGTCGAGTACGCCCGCGATAAAAATATCGACTTGGTGGTCGGGCCGGAAGCACGCGGATTCATTATCGGATGTCCAGTCGCATACTCATTGGAAGTGGGCTTTGCGCCAGTGAGAAAAGAAGGAAAACTTCCACGTGAAACGATAAAAGTCGAATATGGGTTAGAATATGGCAAGGATGTATTGACAATCCATAAAGATGCCATTAAACCGGGACAGCGTATCCTGATCACGGATGATTTGCTTGCTACCGGGGGAACAATCGAAGCGACGATCAAATTGGTTGAACAGCTTGGCGGAATTGTAGCCGGGATTGCATTCCTTATTGAATTGACAGACTTGGATGGTAAAGATAAATTAGACGGCTATGATGTCTTGACATTAATGAGCTTTTAA